The genomic region CGCGACGCGATGGCCGAAGCCGAACCAGGTCGTGTCGATGAACGGCAGATTGGCCAGCCAGCGCAGATTGGCCCAGACCTCCTCGGTCGGCTCGCGGACATACCACATCAGCTCGGCACGGGGCTTTGCGTCCCCAGGGACGCCGTGCATCCGTTGCTCGCTCATGCCGTTGGTGAGAAGGACATAGCCTTCGTCGGAACCCTCCTGGCAAACCGGGACGAAATCGCGGCCGAAGGCGTGGATGTCAATCCGGCGCTCTGCGTTGTCCGTGAATGTGTGCTCGGGCTCGCCAAGCTCGCTCTCATAGATGGCGAGCCGTTGCCGGTAGAGATCGGATCCGGGCGACGGTCGGTTTGAGCCGGACACGAATTTTGCGAGACGGGAGAGCATGTGAACCTCGAAAGGCGGATGTGGTCGGGATATCCGCGTTGTCGCAAGGTCATGCCGGGCGGTTCAAACCCGTCCCGCGAGCATGTCGACATTTCGCCGCCGTCCAGTCTCTCTTGCGCGATTGTTCATGAGGAGCGAGGCGACGCCGAGGAACGCGCCTCGCTCCGATCAGCTCGCGATCTGCTCGATCGCCGCTTGGTCCAGACCGAACCGCTTTCCGGCCTGCAGAATCTCCTGCCAGGTATTGGGATCGACCGGAATGCCCTCGGCCAGGCGCTTCTTCTTGGTCTCGCGCTCGGGATCGCCCGCGATTCTGACCTTGTCGACGCCGGGGGCAGGGGGTGAGCCGGTGTGCCAGGCGACGAAACCCTCGACCTCGCGTGCAAGGTTTTCGCCGGTGCCGAGCTTGCTCGGATCGATGAGGATGGAGAGCATGCCGTTGAGCACGCGGCGCTTGCCGTCGGCCGGACCTTTGACGGCCTCGCCGCCCGACAGCGCGCCGCCGAGGATTTCACAGACCAGCGCGAGCCCCGAACCCTTGTGTTCGCCGAACGGCAGGATGGCGCCGTAGGGGGCTATCACCGTGTAACGCGGGTTGGTCGTCGGTTTGCCCTCGTTGTCGATGATGGTGCCGGGCTCGAGCGCGACACCCTTGTTGTGGGCGACGCGGGTCTTGCCCTGCGCGATCTTGCTGGTGGCGAAGTCGAGCACGATCGGCTCCTTGCCCTTGCGTGGAATGCCGACGCAGAACGGGTTGGTGCCGTGACGCGCATCGCTGCCGCCCCAGGGCGCCACGATCGGCCGCGAGATCACGTTGACGAAGTGAATCGATACCAGGCCATGGTCGATGCATTGTTCGGCCCAGTGGCCGATGCGGCCGATGTGGTGCGAGTTGGAGAGGCCGACGACGCAGACGCCGCTGTGCTTGGCGCGCTCCGCGCCGAGCTCCATCGCCTCATAACCCATCACCTGGCCGTAGCCGGTG from Bradyrhizobium sp. CB1015 harbors:
- a CDS encoding suppressor of fused domain protein codes for the protein MLSRLAKFVSGSNRPSPGSDLYRQRLAIYESELGEPEHTFTDNAERRIDIHAFGRDFVPVCQEGSDEGYVLLTNGMSEQRMHGVPGDAKPRAELMWYVREPTEEVWANLRWLANLPFIDTTWFGFGHRVALPWPPVAGTDFQTFLFLTPIIGPDKEIAEALEIAGDPVEILTVNLISHQELGLIKSRGLDPFLDLLDENDYPPIFDPARKSYV
- a CDS encoding malate/lactate/ureidoglycolate dehydrogenase, translated to MADYRIVKAEPLTDVIRAIAKAGGSTDREADLVATNLVEANLKGHDSHGVGMIPRYAEAVSEGGLAVNQHVKVVMDTGPLLTLDGLTGYGQVMGYEAMELGAERAKHSGVCVVGLSNSHHIGRIGHWAEQCIDHGLVSIHFVNVISRPIVAPWGGSDARHGTNPFCVGIPRKGKEPIVLDFATSKIAQGKTRVAHNKGVALEPGTIIDNEGKPTTNPRYTVIAPYGAILPFGEHKGSGLALVCEILGGALSGGEAVKGPADGKRRVLNGMLSILIDPSKLGTGENLAREVEGFVAWHTGSPPAPGVDKVRIAGDPERETKKKRLAEGIPVDPNTWQEILQAGKRFGLDQAAIEQIAS